aaataaaaatattctttaagaattcatttttaatatattatataaaaatgtatttctCCTTATTTTAGTTTAGTTATGTAAAagattttcataattataaaacTATATTAAATGAAGATCGCAAAGACATCAAAAAAGATCATATCAAAAGCTATTGTGAAGAACATATGAGATTGCATTTAAATGGCTATGTAGATGAAGATGGCTCTTATATTAAATGTTGTACCAATGCTGCAACTTATATAacttattttaattttttcctgatAGAAATATACCTgcattttgtgaatatacTAATTACTGGTTCTATGGTAAGTTGGAATCAACtgataatattaaatatactcagatgttattaaataaattttttgaggaGATTGGAATTTTAGGATATTGCAAAGATCATACGGAAGCAATTGACGAAGATACATATAAtgatcttaaaaaattagatgAATTGTATGAAagcttttataattttgaaaaagaatCTCCAACTGAATATCATAATCGTTgtgaaaaaggtaaaaaatatgtccaAGAATATGAGAATCATAAGGATACGTGTAATGGGAATGGTAACAATAGTTTTTGTAATGAATTAAACAACTTTAGagtaatatttaataatcaACTTGAATCAATTAAAAAGTGCGATAACATAGAAGAATTACCATCCTTCCAACGATTTCCACTATCTGCTACCATTATAGTCCCAGTTTCTCTAATATcagtaataatttttttttcatttattacatataaggtggataaattttttgtacaaaaggGATATCattcttttacattttattgtgcacatataataaaaatattgatatgttataaaaattatataaaataacatgtcacatatttttccttatatTAGTATACCCCCATTGGATCATGGATAAACCCTAAATTAATGAAACAGAAAAGATActttaatgaattattacaGGAACACGAAAATACACAAAACAGTTCGTATAGGAGATCATACAACATCGCCTACACTTTGTCAGAATAAAACT
The nucleotide sequence above comes from Plasmodium cynomolgi strain B DNA, scaffold: 0932, whole genome shotgun sequence. Encoded proteins:
- a CDS encoding hypothetical protein (putative) produces the protein MLLNKFFEEIGILGYCKDHTEAIDEDTYNDLKKLDELYESFYNFEKESPTEYHNRCEKGKKYVQEYENHKDTCNGNGNNSFCNELNNFRVIFNNQLESIKKCDNIEELPSFQRFPLSATIIVPVSLISVIIFFSFITYKYTPIGSWINPKLMKQKRYFNELLQEHENTQNSSYRRSYNIAYTLSE